One window of Papaver somniferum cultivar HN1 chromosome 9, ASM357369v1, whole genome shotgun sequence genomic DNA carries:
- the LOC113312890 gene encoding histone chaperone rtt106-like: MYTFQRKMVASSSSSDYDHYYSSISFEEDSRPSAAKARARKNHAEGTKHSAPLDYRRVTYDELMKRKAEDDRLDDHRRRRDRVQRRLLAAKEKLRFRADGVPSDSDASEDEPVWVSRDRKIKPDRCTREIEKLVKADLEAERKEEEYLDSLYIDPEIHPDLVNIPDSNSEEEDEDSSEDDDGDRSDDSEESDASDD, translated from the exons ATGTACAC GTTTCAAAGG AAAATGGTGGCTTCCAGCAGCAGCAGTGATTATGATCACTATTATTCTTCCATTTCTTTTGAAGAGGACTCTAGGCCTTCTGCGGCCAAAGCTCGAGCTAGGAAAAATCATGCTGAAGGAACGAAGCATAGTGCGCCTCTTGATTACAGGAGAGTCACTTATGACGAGCTCATGAAGAGAAAAGCCGAGGATGACAGGTTGGATGATCATCGACGTAGAAGAGACCGAGTCCAGCGCAGATTGCTAGCAGCTAAGGAAAAACTTCGATTCCGAGCTGACGGTGTACCCTCAGACTCTGATGCTTCGGAAGATGAGCCCGTGTGGGTGTCACGGGATCGCAAGATTAAGCCAGATCGGTGCACCAGGGAGATTGAGAAATTGGTCAAAGCTGACCTCGAAGCTGAGCGTAaagaagaagagtacttggactcATTATACATCGATCCTGAGATTCATCCAGATTTGGTCAACATCCCTGATAGTAActctgaagaagaagacgaggatTCTTCGGAAGATGATGATGGTGACAGATCTGATGATTCTGAAGAATCTGACGCATCTGATGATTAG